From Camelina sativa cultivar DH55 chromosome 5, Cs, whole genome shotgun sequence:
TCCCTTCCATATCAAGGTCCCAAAGGGGAGACAAATCTCGCTGGACTACAACGTCATCATCCAGAATCACAACCTTCTCCAATTTGTCAAATAATTTGGGAAGCAGATAGTGAGATTGAGAGAAAAGGGATAAATAGTGTGTTCTATTCTGTTGGGAAACACGAAACTCCGCAGGCAAAGACAATTTCATCTCAGAATCATCCAGCTCGAGTTTTTCAATGTTCAATACTTGAATAGTTGATTGTTTGCAGGGATTCCTAACAAACCATTGTTTCATTGCAAAGTAATTCTGCTCGTCTGTCAGTACATGGAAAACTAAGTTTTTACTGTCCTGAAACATCAATAACCAACCAAGAATTAGAATTCAGAGTTTTATGACTgcaagaaaaagtaaaaaaatactaagTAATGAAAACTGATTTAGTACATACCCTTGCGTGTAAAACCGTTGAGTTGATCACAACAGACGACGCAAGTATATTATCGGAGATGATAACAAAGTGAAGCAATGAGGGATCTGAAAATCTCTCACTAATAGGATCCTCTAGTGAAGCTGACTTGAAATGTTCCACAGTTAGTCTCATTGACAAGCAATGAAGACTCTTAGGCATTGTATGTACTGCAAGCTGGTAGAGGAACACGCTCTGTTTCATGTGGAAACTAGTTTCATCCTCTGTCAAATCAAGGATCTGTCTCAATTTCTTGTCAACATTGTTACAGTCGACTGGAAATGACTTTGCCTTTGCAATTACAGCTTCCATCTTCTGCAACTTTTTCTCAACCCTGCACAACAGCGGAAAGAAATACCCAATAAGTACAATCAAAGGAAAATAGCAGAGGATTCTACACATAAATGCTTCTCCTGATAGATAGAGGACAAACAACATACATATGGCATCCCTCCTATCATCTAGTACATTAgttcattaaattttatgttggTTTAAGATACTGGGACAGATGATGCTTCAAAATTGAAGTATTTCTGGGTGCGCTCCTCACTGAATAGGTGAGGAGAGAATGctacaataaatattttctataacaCAAACCATCTGAAAGACCGAAAGCAAGTAAAACACTAGAAAACAGGATATCTAGACAAGCTAACGGAAAACTAGAAGAAATTCAAGTTACCAGACTCCAACCAAAATCTTTTCCAGTAAGGAACTAACTTTCAGTACAAACATGATTAAGCACAAAATGATAGAGAACTTACTGTGGTGGAAGGTCAGCATCTTGTGAACTTACAATAAGAATACGCTCAAACTCTTGAATATTCTGTTTCATATCCCGAGTCAACTTGTCTTGAGAAGGCATTTTAGCAATACTTGGATAGTATGCCCTAGCAACAAATAGCTGGTCCTTCATTTGCTTCACCTTAGCATCTTTCATCGGTTCCTTATTTTCCTCCCTCCAGAGGCAGTAGCTCCCATATTTCATTTCACAAGTTCTCCAACTTTCATCAGCACTCGCTATTGTCCGCTGAACACCTTTATATGTggcttcagtttttgttttctgttcaCAGAATAAAGCAGAATAGGGTTAGCTTCAGACGATTGGCGAGAGATATACTACTACGGAAGCACTTAATCCATTTGTACATTTGCAGGGCTTGGGTTGGCAACAACAGTTGGGGACACTGGTAATCCTGCATATTAATCGAGGAACCAGACGTAAAGttgcaaatcagaaacatttaatataataatgagAGAGGAATTTCAAGGAAGTAACACTTGTAAAACAAACCTCTTTTTTTAGATACACTGCCGCTTGTCCTATTCATATCCCTGGAACCCACGTTCATGTCGCTTTTCTAGCATGGGAAACAAGTAAACTTTGTTACAAGTAGTTTAACCATTCCCACACAAGGAACCAATTCTTTACGTCGCCCAAGAAAAGTTGAGATACGTGACAATAATTTATGAAAGCATTTCAACTTTCTAAAGCTCAAGAGAcagtcaaataaaaaaacatcattCAGCATCTAAATTTTCTACCCCTTAAGCAACATGACACATAAAAACAACCGAGTAACTACAACCACTTGATCTCTAGTTTGTTTGTTGGGACAGAAAAGTTGGTTAATTATGAGGCATCTTGCATAGCTATCCATAATCAAAAACAGgcatctaaattttttttcctattagtTAGCATTGACATCTAGCAGAAGTACTGTGACAAACATGTGTTTTTTGCTAAATCAGGTTGATCAGATAGCTATGTTATCTGCAATCAAACTACAAAGCCTATAAATTTTTAACATCActgaaaagagaagaatgagaaacACTAATGCCACACATTTATGACAGAAACATCCTTCAATAGTTGGAAAATTAAATACGAATAGACCAGATCTGAAATGTCTGTGTCAATTTGAGAGCAGTGTGTTAAAGATAATGAATGACTTCCAACCATCATAAAGGCTTATTAAATCTTAACGGGTACAGGTAAAGATCTAAACTTTGTGTCAAAAACAAGTAATCTACATCCACATAGTACATAAATCCACACTGAAAACAAGTgtgaaaaaactcaaaaatagaaGGACCAACCTTTGGAAGCACTGGATTGATTTTTTGAAGAACCTCATCGACCCGTTCGGATACATCTCTCTGCAAAAGCAAGTTAGAAAAGATGAGAAGCagccaaaaaaagagagaagattcGGTAATCGAATCAATCAAAGTAGAATACCTGAGTATGTTTGGTAGCATTGATTCTGGTAAAGCTCTCAAACTGATTCCAAAAGAATGGTAAGATTCagaacaataaaaatcaaatactcACACACACACgaataaaagaaataagaataaTGCTTACAGAAGAAGCCGGTTGAACAGTGACAAATCCTAAAAGTGAAAAGAGAGATGAGATTAGATCTGGAAACAGAGATCgagcaaaataaaaaacacaagcAAGCAAAGAGagttgtgagagagagaaacataCCAGGAGAGTGAAAGCCATTGTGAAGACCGAGCAAGAAAGCAAGAGGAACAAGCATAGAGAGAATCACAAGTACCAAAACTCCAATAACCAGAACTTTCCACCGTCgttttcctcctcctccgccaccaccaccaccaactcctcctccaccgcctccGCCTTTCATATCCCCCAGATTTAGAATTGAATTAAATGCCTTTCTCAAATTACGAACGCATTGGATCCCCAAAAAAAGGTTGGTAAAGAGATCTCTCTGTATCTATGTCTCTGTTCTCGATACACTCACAATCACACTCACAAGTAATaaattctctctctttcgtgTGTATCTGTGTTTTGCAGAATGCAGAAGAACTATAATCAGTGTTTCTGCACTTTGCCCGATCGCATCgtctctctttttctccctTTGCTTTTTTTTGCTACTGGGACGagcaatagagagagagacacacacacatacacgattacacacacacacacaaaaaaaactctttttccaCACGTGTGACATTGTCTCTACCGTTTGATTATTTAACCCACTTGCAAGatctatctccagatcataacaCGTGTCTTTCTCACACGGtggttaatttattttattttaattaattaattttagtcaTCGTTTTTATATTGTCACTCTCGTTGCATCCTAAACTCCGGAATGCCTAGCGAGACGTTTCAACGCCATTGACGACGCTTATTTACACTGGTGAATCTCTCCTCCACCGTATTTTCATGTTTTCCGATTTCGTTTTTGTTAGCGAAGGGAATGAGCTAAAAAGGATCAAAAttgtggtttttttattttagcttagGCTGATCTGTTTAACGTTCTCTTGACTGAGTTTGGAAtctttcaatgattttttttttgtgtgtgttttaggtGAATTAGTAGTGACTGTTTCATTTAGTTTCGAGCATGTTATTGATGGCGAGGAAAGCTTTGGCCTCGGCGCATAGTAGTAAGGCTATTCGTTTGACAACAAGGGAAGTTCATTACCTAAGCTCCATCTTAGTGTCTCCTCCACTTGTCTCCCTTGATTTGCCTGAAAATTGGATTCCTTACTCTGATCCTCCACCTCTTGCTTCTTTCGGTaatattgtttgttgtatttcaAGAAAGTTCTCTAATTGTATGAGTTGACTTCTGAAGTTGTGATTTTTATGTGTGTGTACATGCATTTATACAGAGACTGAGCAGAAGACTGTGGTAATAGATGGTAAAGTTATAGCCGAGGAAATCAGAACAAAGATTATTAGTGAAGTTGGGAAGATGAAAATGGCTGTTGGAAAAGTCCCTGGTCTTGCTGTTGTTTTGGTTGGCCAACAAAGAGACTCGCAAACTTATGTTCGCAACAAGATGAAAGCTTGTGAAGAAACTGGCATTAAATCTGTTCTGGCTGAATTGCCAGAGGATTGTAGTGAAGGACATATTATTAGTGTCTTGAAAGAATTTAATGAAGACACGTCTATTCATGGAGTTCTTGTGCAGCTTCCTTTGCCCCAAGtatgtttctcattttttttgtttgtgtgtgtaataTGAATCATGACATAGTGATGGGGATGTTTAGTGTTGATAATGTCAAAGGTCAGTTCCATGGTAGGAGTTCAAGTAGCTATGTGTACTTTGTTTTTTCATACTTTGTTCTGTAGATTTGctcaattcatatatatacatattcaaaTCCATTAAGCTCGCTTGTTATAGCCTGTCTCATAGATCATGTACTCTCTACATGACATTTTTCCCCTATACGGTTTCCTTTATTATTGGTAGGTAAAGCATCTAATTAGATTATGCGACAGAGCATCTGAATCATCTTACTTGTATAGATCTTTTTTCAGGAGAGTGTTCTTgcattttggtgtttttctttcttttttattctttctcaTGAGTACCATCAAGTAATGGAAGATATCTTGTACAGCATCTTGATGAATCAAAAATCTTGAATATGGTGAGATTGGAGAAAGACGTTGATGGGTTTCATCCATTAAACATGGGGAATCTTGCAATGAGAGGGAGGGAACCGCTGTTTGTATCTTGCACTCCTAAAGGCTGTGTGGAGTTGTTGATAAGAGCAGGCGTTGAAATAGCAGGCAAAAATGCTGTTGTGATTGGAAGAAGCAACATCGTTGGACTACCGATGTCTTTATTATTGCAGGTATTATTAGTTTTTCATTATAGTGCAAGTGAGTTCTTATGTTTTAgcatttt
This genomic window contains:
- the LOC104785601 gene encoding probable galacturonosyltransferase 7 isoform X1, which gives rise to MKGGGGGGGVGGGGGGGGGKRRWKVLVIGVLVLVILSMLVPLAFLLGLHNGFHSPGFVTVQPASSFESFTRINATKHTQRDVSERVDEVLQKINPVLPKKSDMNVGSRDMNRTSGSVSKKRGLPVSPTVVANPSPANKTKTEATYKGVQRTIASADESWRTCEMKYGSYCLWREENKEPMKDAKVKQMKDQLFVARAYYPSIAKMPSQDKLTRDMKQNIQEFERILIVSSQDADLPPQVEKKLQKMEAVIAKAKSFPVDCNNVDKKLRQILDLTEDETSFHMKQSVFLYQLAVHTMPKSLHCLSMRLTVEHFKSASLEDPISERFSDPSLLHFVIISDNILASSVVINSTVLHARDSKNLVFHVLTDEQNYFAMKQWFVRNPCKQSTIQVLNIEKLELDDSEMKLSLPAEFRVSQQNRTHYLSLFSQSHYLLPKLFDKLEKVVILDDDVVVQRDLSPLWDLDMEGKVNGAVKSCTVRLGQLKSLKRRGSFDTNACLWMSGLNVVDLARWRELGVSETYQKFYKEQMSGGDESSEAIALQASLLTFQDQVYALDDKWALSGLGYDHYVNAQAIKNAGVLHYNGNMKPWLEVGIPKYKNYWRKHLNREDRFLSECNVNP
- the LOC104785602 gene encoding bifunctional protein FolD 1, mitochondrial isoform X1 → MLLMARKALASAHSSKAIRLTTREVHYLSSILVSPPLVSLDLPENWIPYSDPPPLASFETEQKTVVIDGKVIAEEIRTKIISEVGKMKMAVGKVPGLAVVLVGQQRDSQTYVRNKMKACEETGIKSVLAELPEDCSEGHIISVLKEFNEDTSIHGVLVQLPLPQHLDESKILNMVRLEKDVDGFHPLNMGNLAMRGREPLFVSCTPKGCVELLIRAGVEIAGKNAVVIGRSNIVGLPMSLLLQRHDATVSTVHAFTKDPEHITRKADIVIAAAGIPNLVRGSWLKPGAVVIDVGTCPVEDSSCEFGYRLVGDVCYEEALGVASAITPVPGGVGPMTIAMLLCNTLDAAKRIFL
- the LOC104785601 gene encoding probable galacturonosyltransferase 7 isoform X2, with protein sequence MKGGGGGGGVGGGGGGGGGKRRWKVLVIGVLVLVILSMLVPLAFLLGLHNGFHSPGFVTVQPASSFESFTRINATKHTQRDVSERVDEVLQKINPVLPKKSDMNVGSRDMNRTSGSVSKKRGLPVSPTVVANPSPANKTKTEATYKGVQRTIASADESWRTCEMKYGSYCLWREENKEPMKDAKVKQMKDQLFVARAYYPSIAKMPSQDKLTRDMKQNIQEFERILIVSSQDADLPPQVEKKLQKMEAVIAKAKSFPVDCNNVDKKLRQILDLTEDETSFHMKQSVFLYQLAVHTMPKSLHCLSMRLTVEHFKSASLEDPISERFSDPSLLHFVIISDNILASSVVINSTVLHARDSKNLVFHVLTDEQNYFAMKQWFVRNPCKQSTIQVLNIEKLELDDSEMKLSLPAEFRVSQQNRTHYLSLFSQSHYLLPKLFDKLEKVVILDDDVVVQRDLSPLWDLDMEGKVNGAVKSCTVRLGQLKSLKRRGSFDTNACLWMSGLNVVDLARWRELGVSETYQKFYKEMSGGDESSEAIALQASLLTFQDQVYALDDKWALSGLGYDHYVNAQAIKNAGVLHYNGNMKPWLEVGIPKYKNYWRKHLNREDRFLSECNVNP
- the LOC104785602 gene encoding bifunctional protein FolD 1, mitochondrial isoform X2, whose protein sequence is MLLMARKALASAHSSKAIRLTTREVHYLSSILVSPPLVSLDLPENWIPYSDPPPLASFETEQKTVVIDGKVIAEEIRTKIISEVGKMKMAVGKVPGLAVVLVGQQRDSQTYVRNKMKACEETGIKSVLAELPEDCSEGHIISVLKEFNEDTSIHGVLVQLPLPQHLDESKILNMVRLEKDVDGFHPLNMGNLAMRGREPLFVSCTPKGCVELLIRAGVEIAGKNAVVIGRSNIVGLPMSLLLQA